A genome region from Hevea brasiliensis isolate MT/VB/25A 57/8 chromosome 7, ASM3005281v1, whole genome shotgun sequence includes the following:
- the LOC110654837 gene encoding uncharacterized protein LOC110654837 yields the protein MSVDPAAPMAYLDEDASSGSGDDGNMLDGHNKRQSVTPSSSGRHKRSRKATGDAIVDAMLEIAAASKMRASAIMKNEDRFSISKCIKVLDEMQDTSTSMDDFDLELDEMELVAAAAGYYYYNSINRLPCRSSLPSGSGFMTEVLDGHDDLCREMFRMDKHVFHKLCNTLRQRGMLRDTAGVMIEEQLAIFLNIIGHNERNRVIQERFQHSGETISRHFNNVLKAIKSLSREFLQPPPLATPPEIFCSSRFYPYFKDCIGVIDGMHVPAHVPAKDQSRFRNGKGVISQNVLAACTFDLQFIFIYPGWEGSAPDSRVLRAVLDDPDQNFPHVPEGKYYLVDTGYSNMEGFIAPYLGVRYHLHEFRGANQLPRNARELFNHRHSSLRNVIQRSFSVLKDRFPILKVAPQYGFHIQRDIVIAACVLHNYIRCEERNDWLFASIDGVAVEELPDFHDQPEMQLASSIQEQIAFSLRESIAAAMWNDFINKWDQW from the exons ATGTCTGTTGATCCTGCTGCACCAATGGCTTACCTGGATGAGGATGCTTCTTCTGGTTCCGGTGATGATGGAAACATGTTGGATGGACACAATAAGCGTCAGTCTGTGACACCTTCAAGTTCTGGTCGTCACAAGAGGAGTCGCAAGGCTACTGGTGATGCTATTGTGGATGCTATGCTTGAAATTGCAGCTGCTTCTAAAATGAGGGCTTCTGCAATAATGAAGAATGAGGATCGCTTTTCCATAAGCAAATGCATTAAAGTCTTGGATGAGATGCAAG ATACTTCAACTAGCATGGACGACTTTGACTTAGAATTGGACGAGATGGAATTAGTTGCAGCTGCTGCTGGCTATTACTATTATAACAGTATAAACAGGCTGCCTTGTCGCAGTTCCTTGCCCAGTGGAAGTGGCTTTATGACTGAAGTGCTGGATGGGCATGATGATTTATGTCGGGAAATGTTTCGGATGGATAAACATGTCTTTCACAAGTTATGTAACACTCTTCGACAGAGAGGCATGTTACGTGATACTGCTGGTGTTATGATAGAGGAACAGCTAGCAATTTTCTTAAACATCATTGGTCATAATGAGCGTAACAGAGTAATCCAAGAACGGTTTCAACACTCTGGGGAAACCATAAGCCGACATTTCAATAATGTGTTGAAGGCAATTAAGTCACTTTCACGTGAATTCCTGCAACCACCGCCTCTTGCAACTCCTCCAGAAATTTTCTGCAGTAGTCGGTTTTACCCATATTTTAAG GATTGTATTGGAGTCATAGATGGAATGCATGTTCCTGCACATGTACCAGCCAAAGACCAATCTCGATTTCGTAATGGGAAAGGTGTTATATCTCAAAATGTTTTGGCAGCATGCACATTTGACTTGCAGTTTATATTTATTTATCCAGGTTGGGAAGGCTCTGCTCCAGATTCACGTGTATTGAGAGCAGTCCTTGATGATCCAGATCAGAATTTCCCACATGTACCTGAAG GAAAATATTATCTAGTTGACACAGGGTACTCAAATATGGAAGGTTTTATTGCTCCATATCTAGGAGTTCGTTATCACCTTCATGAATTTAGAGGTGCTAATCAGTTACCTAGAAATGCAAGGGAACTATTCAATCACCGACATTCATCTCTTAGGAATGTCATCCAGAGGTCTTTTAGTGTGCTGAAAGATCGATTTCCCATTCTCAAAGTTGCCCCTCAGTATGGATTTCATATCCAAAGGGATATAGTAATTGCTGCATGTGTTTTACATAATTACATCCGATGTGAGGAAAGAAATGATTGGCTGTTTGCTAGTATTGATGGGGTAGCAGTGGAAGAATTGCCTGATTTTCACGATCAACCTGAAATGCAGTTGGCTTCCTCCATTCAGGAGCAAATTGCTTTCTCATTGCGTGAGTCAATTGCAGCAGCTATGTGGAATGACTTCATAAACAAATGGGATCAGTGGTGA